In Sphaerospermopsis torques-reginae ITEP-024, the genomic window AATACACACTTTTTCAGGTATACCCTTGAAAACCCTTGCACTTTTCTCCTCTTTATCAGCAGTTCGACACTTCGACAAGCTCTGTTACCGCAAGCTCACTGACCACCTGTAACCTTTGTTCTATCTGAGTTTTACATTTATTCAGCAAGCCCTATGTAAAATAATAAGATGACTTAGCTTAAATTGAAAAATAGAAAGGAAACTGATAAAATTTCCTTTCTACTTTTTTATATTTTATCTTTTTTTTAATACCCCCAAGGGAATTCGAATCCCTGTTACCTCCGTGAAAGGGAGGTGTCCTAGGCCTCTAGACGATGGGGGCATCGCGTTCTTCACTTTTAATAAGTTACTCTATTTCCCAGAGGATGTCAACACCTTTTTCCAAAAAATTTTTTCCGGCATCGAAAACCGCAAAATTCATGAAATGACAAGGCTTTGGGAGATGGGGAGGTGAGAAGACGAAAAATTACAGATCAAAAAATCTTTCATGGTTTTTGGGGTAGGGGTCTGGACGCGATTGCAAATCTACACCATACACGGTCGCCAAATCCTGAAAAAAGACGTACTATGGACAACTAAGCATGAAAAAATCTCCTATTTTTTTAAAGATGGGTGTGCAGTTGTACCTGTAAAGTTAATATTTATGATTCTGCACAAAGGTTAATTAACGGATTTTGAAATTAATCCCTCAAAATCTACAACATGGAAGCATCTTTTCAAATCACCCTACAGATGGTGTTCACAGTTCTTGCAGGTATCAGCGCCCAAGTGATGGCTGCATATTTCAAGCTGCCCAGCATCGTCTTATTACTTTTGTTAGGCATTCTCTTGGGTGCTGATGGCATTGGACTATTGCATCCCCATCTGCTAGGCACTGGACTAGAAGTAATTGTTTCCCTAGCGACGGCAATTATTTTGTTTGAAGGCGGTCTGAAATTGGATCTGCGGGAAATGGGCAGAGTTTCCGTCAGTTTGCAATTGCTTGTCACCTTGGGAACGTTGATCACACTGCTTGGTGGGAGTATGGCGGCGCACTGGCTAGGAGAATTTCCCTGGAATATAGCTTTTCTCTATGCTTCCATAGTCGTTGTCACAGGTCCGACAGTCATTGGTCCGCTGATTAAACAAATCAACGTAGACCGACAAGTGGCAACGCTGCTGGAAGGGGAAGGAGTTTTAATTGACCCGGTGGGAGCTATTTTAGCCTACGTTGTTCTAGATACTATTTTGAATGGTGATCCTGACCCCATCAAAGCCATTATGGGTTTAATCTTGCGTTTAAGTGTAGGCGCAATGATTGGCGGTGTTGGTGGTTTTTTGATGAGTTGGATTTTCAAACGCGCCAATTTTCTCTCTTTTGAACTGAAAAACCTAATTGTGTTGGCAGGACTGTGGGGTTTGTTTACCTTAGCGCAAACTATTCGCAGTGAGTCAGGAATTATGACTACAGTTGTAGCTGGTGCGGTATTTGCTAACTCATCAGTTCCTGAAGAACGCCTGTTACGCAGCTTTAAAAATCAATTGACTATTCTCAGTGTTTCTGTACTGTTTATCCTCCTAGCCGCTGATTTATCTATCGCCAGTGTATTAGCGTTAGGTTGGGGTAGTTTATTCACTGTTTTGGTATTGATGTTTGTGGTTCGCCCGATCAACATTTTATTGTGTACTTGGAACAGTAATCTCAATTGGCGACAGAAATTGTTTTTAGGTTGGGTTGCGCCCAGAGGCATAGTTTCTGCTTCTGTGGCTTCATTATTTGCCATTTCCCTGACACAACGCGGTGTTAATGGTGGTGATGCGATAAAAGCTTTGGTGTTCTTGACAATTATCATGACTGTTTTTTGTCAGGGCTTAACAGCCGGTTGGCTGGTGAAGTGGTTACGCATTACTTCTAAAGATGCCACTGGGGCGGTGATAGTGGGTTGTAATCCTTTGAGTTTATTGATTGCCAGGTTCTTCCAGGAACGAGGAGAAAGTGTAATCATTATTGACACTGACTCCCAATATTTTGCTCAAGCTGAAGCTCAAAATCTGCGCGTGATTGCTAGTAGTGCGCTAGATGCAGAAGTATTGGAAGAAGCTGGCATTGCTTCAAGGGGTACTTTTTTGGCAATGACTAATAACGGGGAAGTGAATTTTGTGTTAGCACAACGGGCAGCAGAAGAATTTAATCCACCTCGTGTTTTAGCAGTATTTCCCCGTGATCCCCAAGCTTCTAGCTCACTGAACAGCAGCAATAGTAGAGTTAATCAAGCTTTTGTCTCTGACTTACCGGTGAAAACCTGGAATGAATATTTAAATAATGGGCGGGTGAAATTGGGAACAACTACTTTGAATGAGGCTGAATTTTCCAGTCAGCAGGAGCATATACAAGAAAAGATTCGGACTGGGGTGTTAGTACCGCTATTGATGGAAAGGGAAGAGCGCCTACAGGTAATGTCAGTTAATCAAAGTTGGGAAATAGGCGATCGCATTATTTACCTGTTGTACGATTCCCGACCAAATCTGTTAAAACGTTTATCTGGTGCTAGTCAATCTACAGCTTTGGCTTTAGAAAAGTTACCAGAAGTGGAAGAAGTACCCACGGCTAAATTCTCTCAACTGTCTGCTACGGAAGCATCTGGTAATTGAACTTTAATAGAACCGACTCACGAGTAGCAAAAACCTGTTACCTGCTTTGGTTTGAATGTTCCTGTTTTCAATGCCAAAATAGGAAGTTATTATTTGTTAGTGAGCTAGTCCTAAGCTGGCGATTTTCTAGACAAAGCTATACTTATGTAGACAAAAATCAATTTCTCTTGAGTTAAAAAATCAACTATCTTGATATATAATCCTGGGATATCCAGTATTGAATTAAGACTATTGCCGACGCGAAAACCAAGCAATGACAGTGGTAGTCTTTTTGAAAATCTTAACTGCCCTTCGGGCGAGGCAAAAGGCAGGGGGCAGGAGGATGGAGAATTTTGAATTAAGAATAAAGCCTTTTTGACTCGCCCATTTGGGTTTAAGTCCCCCGCCATAATCTGGTGATTTGGCGGTCTATGATTGGAGGTGGGTTGAAAATCCCCTATAATCGGCCTCCAGCAAAACTGCCTTTCAACTCCTGCCTCCTTTCACACCAGAAAGATCGCGTTGGGCTACAGCGTGCAAGTCTACGGAGGGATAACCGCTCCCATGCTCCCGTTGAAGTAGAAAGTAAAGTCTAGTTTTGTCTAGGTTTTATATAGCAGAGAACCCAATCTCTAAAAATGGCAATATAATTTAAAAGATAAAATCCCTAGTAAAGCATGGCAGAAATGGCTGTATCTAGCAATGAAAAAAAGCTGATTCTCTCCGGTGTTATAACTGTTACAGCCTTCTGCCTGATTCGACTAGTAAATTGCAACCGAGCCGAGTGAACGATAACAGCTATGTCTTACGCTTCCATCCTGAAAAACATACCAGAAATATTCAGCCAACCCACTGGAATAGCAGCTATAGCCTCTCTTGGTATCCACGGTGCTATTGCTTTGATTGTGCCATTAATGCCTGTTGATTCTGGTCAATCCACAGAACCTAATACCACAAAAGCAGTCGGGTTAATGGAGTTGAGTCCGGCTGATCAAAACCGATTGCCTCAAACAGCACCATCCCAGGTGGCTTTACAACCACAACTGCCACAACAACCGGAAATTCCTTTGATTAATTTTGGTGAGGAAAAAGTTATTATCCCACCTGTAGAATCAGCTATCCAAGCTCCTTTACCTAGCCAGACTGTACTGCCACCGATCCCTACATCATCGGCCAACTATAATCTTTCTTACTTGCCCAAAAGGCAGCCTATCCAAAGATTTGCTAGAAACGATTTTAGAACTCAAGTTTCTAATTTCCGCATCAGCAGAAATACATTTTCTCCTTCATCCTCTCCTTTTGTGGATGATATAGATGCCAAAATTAAAGAAACCCAAGCACTGAATATCAACCGTTTGCCACAAGTTCAGGCAGATAATAAATTACCTAGTGAACCGCTAATTAACCCATCTCCTGATGCTATTGATATTGGCTCTACGGCAACACCACAGGGTGTTACTGAACCACAAAAAATTCAGTTAGGAGATAACCCAGTTCAAATTGCTGCTAATTCTCCTTCTGATATTGCTGCTGAACCATCTCTACAAGGTAAAGGTCAATTACGGGCAGCAGCAGCAATCGTGATCCCATCTTCAGCAACTTCCACTCAGCAACAAACCCAAGTAACAACTGGAAGCGAGTTTGATTCTCAAGGTCAGAAACGGGAACAGTTATTGGCCAAGCTCGACTCTTATAACACCCTGAGAAAAACGATTCGGGAAGCATACCCCAATGTTAAGGAACAAGCAGTTATCCGTGAAACTATCTCTACAAATAAACAAGGGATGGAAGGTACTGTTTTGGGTCGATTAGTTGTAGATCCTAATGGTAAGGTCCTAGATATCAAGTTCCAAGATGGATCAGTAGCTCCTGAACTACAATCCAAAACTAGGGAATTTTTCAACGCTAATCCACCTAAAGGTGAGAAACGCATTAGCTCTTATCCTTTCCAACTCAGATTTACAAATAATGGCGATAGGAAAATTCCCCAGAAGATTCAACAGTTAAAGCCCTCACCAAGTCCAGAGACTCAAACAGTATCTGATCCACAAATAGACAAAAATCAGTCTAATAATCAAGCTGTTGTTATTCCTAATCCATCACCAACATCTGTAGTTAGTGATGATAAACCTGCTTTATCTACTGAATCTGCTCAAAAGTTGATTCAACAGTTACGTCAAATCAAGGAAACAAGACAAAACTCAAATCAAGAAAATTAAGAATTCAGGAGTCAGGAGTCAGGAGTCAGGAGTCAGGAGTCAGGAGTCAGGAGTCAGGAGTCAGGAGTCAGGAGTCAGGAGAAAGAATTAATTTTTACCCTTGCTCCCTGCTCCCTGCTTTCTTCATAACAAGTGTTCAAAAAAAGATGATACTACCAGCCTGTTTCCGCTTTCTGGAAAACATAAGCGGCCACTTCCAGAATTTCCTGCTCGCTTAATTTGCTCTTGAAGGCGGGCATGGCACTTTTACCGTTCTGAATTTGATGGATAATGGTTTGAATAGGTTCAGTATCATAATTTTCTAAATATTTTGATAGTGCTGATTTTTGTAAAGTTTTATGTTCAACTAGGATATTAGCGCCTCCTATATGGCAAGAAGCACAGTGATTACTAAAAATGGCGCTGCCTGTAGATGCTTCTGCGGCTAAGGCGGGATCAATGAATTGGAAGTTAAACAACAGGGCGATCGCCAACAGTAAAATTAATAAAGGTATTCTCAAGAGATTTTCCTCGCAACAAGCACATCTCTGATTTTAGATTTTGGATTTTGGATTTTGGATTTTAGAATAAATCCGGGAGCTTGTAGCATTTTCAGTTACCGAATAATTTGTATATTATAATACGGCATTTATCCAATAAAATTTATCTTACAAACTAAAATTAGCGGTAACTAGCTCATCCCTTTATTCTTTCCCAGGGATCAAACTCGTTACCGCTCCTATTCATTAGTTTGTACCACCTGATGAGCAAAAAAATCATCTGGTGTTAAATGAGCGAGATTGTTAGCTGGCAACAGTTAGTTTACCAACCATACCCGCACCACGGTGAGGTTCGCAGTAGAAGGTGTAATCACCAGCTGGTGCATCTGCGGGGATAACTGTTTCCATTTTTTGCCCAGGATTGAGTGCTAATTTTTTGTGAGACAAAGATGCAGCTAAAGCTTTATCCTTAGCAGGATTTTTTATAGGATCAAAGACAACGTTGTGGGGAGGAACTTTGTTGTTAAACCACACAATTGTGTCACCAGGTTTAACAGTTAACTGCTTAGGCTCAAATTGCAACAATCCTTTGTCACTACCCAATTTGACGGTGTAGGTTTCAGCAGATGCGGTGGGAGTGAAAACAGCAAAGCTGCTAACAACTAACAGTACAGTTAAAACAGCTAAAGTCAAGCGTCTCCAACTTGCTGCTATTAATTTCATGGCTCTCTCCTGAGATATAGTTTTATTTTTCTTTTCTTATGTTAACTACATTTAACACCAAATATGACACCCTGTCATAGATAAAAATTTTTTTTAAGAATTAGCGGTTATTAATAGGAAAGTGCAGATTAAAATACAAAGTTCCCAATCCTGCTTCCAGAGAGCAAAGTCAAGTATAAGCAGTAGGTATAAGTAAACCAAAATGACAGAAATGCTTGAATGCACTCAGGTATCAGGAATAGGAACTGAGATTTTTCTACAGTAAGGGCAAAATTGCCCATACTTTTAGAAAGTAAGAAGGCCAATGAGCAGATGTTTAGTAATGGATCTTACCACCACCCCATCTAATACCAACGATTTTTGGCTGGATGAGAATATGAGCAGCGATCGCCTTCAGGTCATCGTCTGTCAAGTTTCTCATTTCTGTAAAGATATCGGCGCTCTTGATACTAGGATGAATTTCAGAAATCTCGGTTTCACCATCGTAGGTGGTAGGATTCTTCATGTAGTCAACCAACCCTTCAATATTGTCACGTCTGGGTGTAGCTAAAGCTAAAGCTTCTGGTTCTAATCCTACGTTTTGATTAGTCTTGGTTACACCACCAGCATGACATTGAGCGCAGGTGTCATTAAATAATTTTTTACCTATTGCCAGTTGCGGTATGCTAATGACAACAGTATCACCCTGTTCGTTCAATTTGACAGTTCTGGTAGCTTGATCTAGTTCCAAAGCTGTTGCACTACCGATGAATAATTGAAAACTCAATACAACAGCAGCAACAACAACGCTTATCAGTCTTCTAAACATATTTCCCCTTCAAGTTTGTAATGCTCAACACAGCTAAGACACAAAGATAGTTCCCACAAGCATAGATATAGCAGGTGACAGCGAACAGGTGACAGGTGACAGTGCTAAAAGCCTTTTAGTGTTTAAGTTGTAGCATCTGCTGATGTCCTAACTGCCTTGTCAGTTGCTATATTTATCTGATGCTAAAAGTTTGCCGGGTAGAAAACCGACGGGGAGAACTACAACACCCCTGATCCTGTAGCTAAAAGCTATCAGGATGACTTTGGTAAAATATTCTCGCTATCATTAACATCAGCATGAATCAGTTTACCATTAGGTGCTGATCCTGAGTTTGTCAATCACAGGGAATTAGAAATAGGAAAGATGCTGACAATTGATACAAATCTTTATAAATAAATTTACAATTTGTAAAGTTAACCTTTTCCACCCGTAAAAGTCACACCTTGAATAAAATAGCGATTGAAAAAAGCATAAATTCCTAAAGCTGGTAAAGTAAACACCATAGAAGCAGCCATAATATAATTCCAATAGCTGATATATTGACCTTTAAAGCTATTCAAACCTAGAGGTAAGGTAAACATTTCCGGGTCAAATAAAATTACCAGAGGTAGTATAAAATTATTCCAACTACCCATAAATACAAAAACCGCCTGTGCTGCTAGTGCTGGTTTTGCTAGGGGTAAAACAATATCTCGGAAAATCTCCCAAGTGCTTAAACCATCAAGTTGTGCAGCTTCTTCTAATTCTTGAGGAAAATTAACAAAAAACTGCCGCATCATAAAAATGAAGGTAGCATTTACCATAGTCGGTACAATCATACCTTGATAAGAATTAAGCCAACCCAATGTTTTTAAAATCAAAAATGTAGGAATGAGAGTAATTTGTGTGGGTACTGCTATAACTGCGATGATTAAGAATAACCAAAAGCGTTTACCAACAAATCGCAATCTAGATAAAGCATAACCAGCCATTGAATTTAAAATTAAATTGAAAAACGTAACGCTAACAGCAATTATTACACTGTTAAATAACCAGCGCCAAAATAGCGGTTCTTGGAGAAAAATTTGCTGATAGTTCTTAAAAGTAAAATTGTGAGGAATAAAATTTAGTTCACCGCTAATAATTTCGGAAAGAGGTTTAAAGGATGCAGAAAGCGCCCAGAGGAAGGGAATAATGGTGATAAAACCATAAGTTATTAACAACAGATATAACAGGATTTTCAACCAAGGAAAACGAGAAACTTGATTCACATTTTTTCACCTCCAAATATTCGCCTTTGAATGACAGTGATAGAAATGATTAAAGCTGCAAGTAAAAAAGCCACAGCAGCAGCATATCCTAATTGTAAATTTCTAAATACAGCTTGATAAATTAATAATACCACCGTCAAAGTAGCATTATTTGGTCCACCAGTGCCACCGGAAAAAATATAAGATTGATCAAATAATTGAAAAGTGCCAATTATGCCTACTGCTACCACAAACAAAGTCACTGGTTGTAATAAAGGAAGAGTAATATTAATAAACTGATCCCAAGCATTTGCACCATCTAAATTGGCTGCTTCATAAAGTGTTTGGGGAATATCTTGTAAAGCTGCTAAATAAATCACCATATAAAAAGGCGCAGTTGACCAAATATTCATGATCATAATGCCTTTTAATGCCACTTTTGGATCTCCTAACCAATTATAAGTAGGTAATCCCAAAAATGCCAGAAAATCATTTAGTAAACCATCGGTATTATAAATCCACATAAAGATGAGTGTTAACACCGCAGATGATGTAACTGTGGGCAAAAAATAGAGGATTCGCCACCAGTTTTTACCCCGAATACCAGAATTTAAAGTAACTGCGAGAATTAAAGCGAAAATTGTTTGACTGGGGACAACAATTGCTGCATATTCGATTGTATTTTTGAGAGCAATTTTTAATTGTTCGTCTTCTACCAAATGGGTGAAATTTCTCAAGCCAATAAGTTTATATTCAATACTACCTAAAAGTTGTACTTTGTGGAGGGAAAGAAAGACAGCGTAGAGGATGGGAAGGATAACGAAAGTAAGTAATATCAAAATAGCAGGGAGCATGAAAAGATAACCTGCTAAGTTTTCGTTAACCTTTTCGGGTTGGTTGCGGGTTTGTCTGTTGATTCGCAGGTTCTACCTCCTATTCAATATTTTGTTCAGTGTATTTTCACAATAGCAGAAGGCAGAGCCTTTTCAACTGCATTCCCAGGTAGAACTTGGGAACGAGGGATTTTTTTATTAATGAACCACGAAGACACGAAGGACACGAAGAAGAGAAGAAGAGAAGAAGGAAAGAAGGAAAGAAGGAATCCATCATTTTCATCTGCTGATTAGCATTATTTTGCGCTCTCAACATCGCCTGTTTTAAAGATTGTTCCCCCAATAAAGCACTTAAAAATTGATTCTCAAAATTATTAACAATTACTGCTGGATATTTACCAAGTTGCCAAGGAGTAGCATCATCAAGACCTGCTACTAATGCAGACCTTAAATAATCTTGATCATAACCTAATTTATTGGCTACAGATTTGCGAGTTGGTAAAGCAAAACCTGTTACTGTCCACTTTTCCATTCCTTCTTTACCTGTCAAATAAGAAATTAATTCCCAAGCTGCTTTTTTATGTTTTGTTTGTTTATTCATGACATAGGCAACAGTATAAACCATTGTGCCTTTTTGATTATTAATTTTGGGGACTTCTGCGGTAGCAAAATCTAACTGGGGAAAGGTTTCTTGCAGATAAGGAATAGCCCAATTTCCCTCAATTACCATTGCCACTTTACCTTGTCCAAACATATCTGTACCTGAACTCGCACCAACATCTGATGGTAAGGCTGATGTTTGATATTTTCGATATTGATCTATCACTAATTGTAAACCTTTTAAAGCTTTTTCACTAGCAAAGGTAGCATTACCATTTTCATCAATTAACTTTCCGCCAAAAGCTTGAATTTTGTAAACATGGCGTGATATTGCTGGACTTTCTCCAAACCCGTATCTATTAAGTTTACCTGTTAATTTTTGAGAGTAACTTAATAATTCATCCCAAGTAGTTGGCGGTTTATTGAAACCTGATTTTTTAAAAGCTTTTTTGTTATAAAATAAAGCTAATGTAGAATAATCTTTAGGTATTCCATAAATATGGTTATGCTCTTTAAAAATTTCTAATAAATTTTTATCAAAATCTTGTAAATCAAATTTATCTGTGATGTAATTATTGAGAGGTTCTAAAACATTTTTACTTATCAAAAAAGGAGCTTCTACAGCATCTAAATAAAATACATCTGGTGCAGCTTCACCAATTAAGCGAGTTTTAATTACATCCATATATTGATCAGAAATTAATTCATATTTAACTTTAATTTGGGGATGTTTGATTTCAAAATCTTGCAATACTTGTTTTAAAAGTTTTTGTTCTACAGGTGAACCACCCCAACCACTAAGTTTAATAGTAACTGCTGATTTGCTGGGTTGTAATTGGTGACAACTGATCACAATGATAGCCACTGTGATAATTAATATACAGAATTTTAACCATTTGTATTTGTTCATGGACAGATAAAAGTTTTTATTTTCTCATTTATAGATGCTGTAACTCCGGGAGCATCCCAATGAAATAAAAAATGACCGCAGCAACACTAAAAAATCTCTTAAACTCTCTTACCTTTGTGTCCTTTGCGCCCTTTGCGGTTCAATCATATTAAGCTTTGGGGCATATTATTTCCATAGACAAAAATGAATTTACACATTTGGGATGATCCCGTAACTCAAGACTCATCTTTAAGCAGTATGAATTTTTATTGAGAAATGGTATATAGAAGAACAAACAACTATTATTAACTGAAATTTTACTCATTTCGTCACCGCTAGACGATAGTTTATGGACTCGGTTAAAGTTGAAATATCTACTTCTTTAAATCTGGAAATTCCTCAGATTGATTCATTAAACAATGTTCTACGTTCTGAATCTAAATCTAGCTCTCGTTTTCCTAAAAATGCGATTCGTACCAGTTTACAAGCTTCTACTTTAGATGCTATTTTTGCCACAATTTTTTCTATTACTGCTGGGGGAATTTTACTGAGTAATTTTTTGGTAGAATTAGATGCTAGTCCGGTAATTTTTGGGATGCTTTCTTCAATTCCCATGCTAGTAAATCTCATTCAGCCTTTAGGTGCTTATATCTCAGAACGCACTACTAGCAGGTTTCAATATTCGGCGCTGGTTTATGGAATTTCTCGCCTATTTTGGCTGTTTTTAGTAATAGGAATTATCTGTAAGAGTTGGGGATTGATCAATTCTCAGCAGTTGGTGATATTAACGCTGGTAATTGTCTTTTTTAGTCATCTTGTTGGGGGTTTGGGATGTGCATCTTGGATGAGTTGGTTAGCAATTATTGTTCCTAAAAGGTTACGGGGTAGATATTTTGGAATACGTAATAGTGCGGCCAGTTTAACTAATTTGTTATGTGTTCCTTTGGCGGGTTTTGCTGTTTCTCATTGGTTTGGGGGAACTCTCCAAGGTTATGGGTTGGTTTTGTTTGTGGGGATTTTATTTGGGTTAGTTAGTTTAGGTTGTCAGTATTTTAAAATTGATGTTAATCCCCAATTACAAAATACTTATATAGAAGTTACGCGAAATAAAGACAATGTAGGGGTAATTCATGAATTACCCCTACCCAAGAATAAGGAAAATGATCAAAATTCCCATTTTTGGATATTTTTACTGTATTTCAGTTTATGGATGTTGGCTTTTAATCTTTGCGCCCCTTTTGTAAATCTTTATCTGCTGGAAACTTTAAATATAGATGTGGGTTGGGTGACTGTTTACAGCAGTCTGCAAGCAGGAGCAAATTTGTTAATGGTGGTTTTTTGGGGTAAGTTAGCAGATAAATTAGGAAATCGTCCGATTTTGATATTTGTGGGGATTATTGTTGCAGTTACGCCTTTATTTTGGTTTGGAATTGGTAACAGAAATTTAGATATTTGGTTGTGGCTACCACTATTACATATTTTTATCGGTGGTACTGGTGCTGCGGTGGATTTATGTAATAACAATTTGCAGATTGGTGTTACACCAGTCAGAAATCAATCTATTTATTTTGCGATCGCTGCTGCTATTGCCGGTGTAACTGGTGCTTTAGGGACAACTATCGGCGGTTTTATCGCCCAATCTCCCCATTTTGGCGGTTTATTAGGTTTATTTGCCCTTTCTAGCATTTGCAGACTAGCAGCATTGATCCCGCTTGTATTCATTAGGGAACAGGTGACAGGTGACAGGTGACAGGTGACAGTAGAGATGGGGAAGCAGGGTAAGCAGGGTAAGCAGGGGAAGCAGGGGAAGATTAAGAACCCAATCACCAATCACCAATCACCAATCACCTACTCTACACCAGTAGAAGTTAATGTCATTGTTTCCCACAAAACCATGTTAGGTGCGGTGGGCATGGGTTGGTGTAAAGATATTAACTGTGCCAATGTATTCTTTAACTGAGTGCGGGGAACAATTTCATCTACAAAACCATGCTTGAGTAAGTCTTCGGCGGTTTGGAAATCTTCGGGTAGTTTTTCCCGCAGGGTTTGTTCAATAACTCGTCTGCCGGCAAAACCGATGGTGGCTTTGGGTTCGGCGATGATGATATCACCCAACATGGCAAAACTAGCGGTAACGCCTCCGGTGGTGGGATTTGTTAAGACGGGAATGTATAATAAACGAGCATCTTGATGGCGTTGTAAAGCACCGGAAATTTTCGCCATTTGCATTAAGGACAACATTCCTTCCTGCATTCTCGCACCACCAGAGGTACAAACGATAACGACAGGATAGCGGCGTTGTGTAGCTTGTTCTATTAAACGAGTGAGTTTTTCACCGACAACAGAACCCATACTACCACCCATAAAACGGAAGTCCATGACTCCTAAAGCGATGGGTAAACCGTTAATTTGCCCTAAACCGGTTTTTACTGCGTCTATTAAACCGACTTTTTCCTGAGTTTCCCGGATGCGATCGCTGTAGGGTTTGCGATCGCGGAATCCTAAAGGATCAGTGGGACGCAAATTTTCATCTATGGGTTTCCAAGTATTTGCATCAATTAACTGACGGATACGTTCATCACTATCGACTCGGTTATGATGACCGCATTCTGCACAAACCATTTGATTAGCTTTTAGGTCTTTAGCATAAGCCAAAACACCACATTTCGGGCATTTGTGCCACAAACCATCGGCTATTTCCCGTTCTTGTTTTTCTAAATTGGGAGATCCTGATTTACGACGATTTGCAAACCAATCAAATAAAGACTTTAAACCGCGTGATTCTTCGTTGTTTGCCATTTTTATTGTTATTTAAGTAGGTATGAGATGTCAAAAAATAGGTCAATCAATTTGGGATTTTAGACTTTAGACTTTAGACTTTAGATTTTAGATTTC contains:
- a CDS encoding ABC transporter substrate-binding protein, whose product is MNKYKWLKFCILIITVAIIVISCHQLQPSKSAVTIKLSGWGGSPVEQKLLKQVLQDFEIKHPQIKVKYELISDQYMDVIKTRLIGEAAPDVFYLDAVEAPFLISKNVLEPLNNYITDKFDLQDFDKNLLEIFKEHNHIYGIPKDYSTLALFYNKKAFKKSGFNKPPTTWDELLSYSQKLTGKLNRYGFGESPAISRHVYKIQAFGGKLIDENGNATFASEKALKGLQLVIDQYRKYQTSALPSDVGASSGTDMFGQGKVAMVIEGNWAIPYLQETFPQLDFATAEVPKINNQKGTMVYTVAYVMNKQTKHKKAAWELISYLTGKEGMEKWTVTGFALPTRKSVANKLGYDQDYLRSALVAGLDDATPWQLGKYPAVIVNNFENQFLSALLGEQSLKQAMLRAQNNANQQMKMMDSFFPSFLLLFFSSSCPSCLRGSLIKKSLVPKFYLGMQLKRLCLLLL
- a CDS encoding MFS transporter; amino-acid sequence: MDSVKVEISTSLNLEIPQIDSLNNVLRSESKSSSRFPKNAIRTSLQASTLDAIFATIFSITAGGILLSNFLVELDASPVIFGMLSSIPMLVNLIQPLGAYISERTTSRFQYSALVYGISRLFWLFLVIGIICKSWGLINSQQLVILTLVIVFFSHLVGGLGCASWMSWLAIIVPKRLRGRYFGIRNSAASLTNLLCVPLAGFAVSHWFGGTLQGYGLVLFVGILFGLVSLGCQYFKIDVNPQLQNTYIEVTRNKDNVGVIHELPLPKNKENDQNSHFWIFLLYFSLWMLAFNLCAPFVNLYLLETLNIDVGWVTVYSSLQAGANLLMVVFWGKLADKLGNRPILIFVGIIVAVTPLFWFGIGNRNLDIWLWLPLLHIFIGGTGAAVDLCNNNLQIGVTPVRNQSIYFAIAAAIAGVTGALGTTIGGFIAQSPHFGGLLGLFALSSICRLAALIPLVFIREQVTGDR
- the accD gene encoding acetyl-CoA carboxylase, carboxyltransferase subunit beta; its protein translation is MANNEESRGLKSLFDWFANRRKSGSPNLEKQEREIADGLWHKCPKCGVLAYAKDLKANQMVCAECGHHNRVDSDERIRQLIDANTWKPIDENLRPTDPLGFRDRKPYSDRIRETQEKVGLIDAVKTGLGQINGLPIALGVMDFRFMGGSMGSVVGEKLTRLIEQATQRRYPVVIVCTSGGARMQEGMLSLMQMAKISGALQRHQDARLLYIPVLTNPTTGGVTASFAMLGDIIIAEPKATIGFAGRRVIEQTLREKLPEDFQTAEDLLKHGFVDEIVPRTQLKNTLAQLISLHQPMPTAPNMVLWETMTLTSTGVE